The Streptomyces sp. P9-A4 genome contains a region encoding:
- a CDS encoding NUDIX hydrolase: MPTPDFIRALRETAGQQLLFLPGVSAVVFDDRGRVLLGRRSDNGRWAVIGGIVEPGEQPADCAVREVFEETAVRCEVERIVLVETLRKPVVYPNGDQCQFLDVSFRCRAVGGEARVNDEESTEVGWFDVDDLPEMKRFSYLRIEKALADEPTWFRTTATD; this comes from the coding sequence ATGCCTACCCCTGACTTCATCCGCGCCCTGCGCGAGACGGCCGGCCAGCAGCTTCTCTTCCTGCCCGGGGTGAGCGCCGTCGTCTTCGACGACCGGGGCCGGGTGCTGCTCGGCCGGCGGTCCGACAACGGCCGCTGGGCGGTCATCGGCGGCATCGTCGAACCCGGTGAGCAGCCCGCCGACTGCGCGGTCCGCGAGGTGTTCGAGGAGACCGCGGTGCGCTGCGAGGTCGAGCGGATCGTGCTCGTCGAGACCCTGCGCAAGCCCGTCGTCTACCCCAACGGCGACCAGTGCCAGTTCCTGGACGTCTCCTTCCGCTGTCGCGCGGTGGGCGGCGAGGCGCGGGTCAACGACGAGGAGTCCACCGAGGTCGGCTGGTTCGACGTGGACGACCTGCCGGAGATGAAGCGTTTCTCGTATCTGCGGATCGAGAAGGCACTCGCCGACGAACCCACATGGTTCCGCACCACAGCAACCGACTGA
- a CDS encoding metallophosphoesterase family protein, with protein sequence MTESKGRLLAISDLHVAYRQNRAIVESLRPTTDDDWLLVAGDVGELSEDIEWALSLLSERFAQVVWTPGNHELWTPKEDRVQLRGQERYEHLVALCRRLGVLTPEDPYPVWRGVGGPVTVAPLFVLYDYSFRVPGVTTKEESLARAEENGIVCTDEFFLHPDPYPSREAWCEARVALTEKRLAAVDPELPTVLVNHYPLVREPTRILRHPDFAQWCGTERTADWHLRFRARAVVYGHLHIPRTTWHDGVRFEEVSVGYPREWSRPRHPEVGLRRILPEEREHGEREHGERKPGERK encoded by the coding sequence ATGACCGAGAGCAAGGGCCGCCTGCTGGCCATCAGCGACCTGCACGTCGCCTACCGGCAGAACCGGGCGATCGTGGAGTCGCTGCGCCCCACGACGGACGACGACTGGCTGCTCGTAGCCGGAGACGTCGGCGAGCTGTCCGAGGACATCGAGTGGGCCCTGTCCCTGCTGAGCGAGCGCTTCGCCCAGGTGGTGTGGACACCCGGCAACCACGAACTGTGGACGCCGAAGGAGGACCGGGTCCAACTGCGGGGCCAGGAGCGGTACGAGCACCTGGTCGCCCTGTGCCGCCGCCTAGGCGTCCTGACGCCCGAGGACCCGTACCCCGTGTGGCGCGGCGTGGGCGGCCCGGTCACGGTCGCGCCGCTCTTCGTGCTGTACGACTACTCGTTCCGCGTGCCCGGCGTCACCACCAAGGAGGAGTCCCTCGCCCGCGCCGAGGAGAACGGCATCGTCTGCACCGACGAGTTCTTCCTCCACCCCGACCCGTACCCGAGCCGCGAGGCCTGGTGCGAGGCCCGCGTCGCGCTGACCGAGAAGCGCCTCGCGGCCGTCGACCCGGAGCTGCCGACGGTGCTCGTCAACCACTACCCGCTCGTCCGCGAACCCACCCGGATCCTGCGCCACCCCGACTTCGCGCAGTGGTGCGGCACGGAACGGACCGCGGACTGGCACCTCCGCTTCCGGGCCCGCGCGGTCGTCTACGGCCATCTGCACATCCCCCGGACGACCTGGCACGACGGGGTGCGCTTCGAGGAGGTGTCGGTCGGCTACCCGCGCGAGTGGAGCCGGCCGCGCCACCCGGAGGTCGGCCTCCGCCGGATCCTCCCCGAGGAGCGCGAGCACGGGGAACGCGAGCACGGGGAACGCAAGCCCGGGGAGCGCAAGTGA
- a CDS encoding helix-turn-helix domain-containing protein, whose product MSHEHVSYLELLARGAATEAYDRPVLLARASGAGPEALAGLEEAKQLALRVRAELEGRRRREAELSALFATAHDLAGLRDLDAVLRAIVQRARALLGTEVAYLSLNDPAAGDTYMRVTEGSVSARFQQVRLGMGEGLGGLVAQTARPYVTDDYFEDPRFQHTRTIDAAVRDEGLVAILGVPLSLGSQVIGVLFAADRRARVFEREQVALLGSFAAHAAVAIDTANLLAETRSALAELERANDIIREHSGVIERASEVHDRLSELVLHGGGVHDVAEAVSEVLGGTVEFTEQGAGAVRQAGGHAVREGEDWVATVSAGGETLGALVLHGQPDLDPVDQRTLERAALVTSLLLLARRSAGEAEQRVRGELLDDLLDAPDRDRRLLRERAARLRADSAAPHVVLAARIDRAGGAAETDAADSGGRESADRQRLWSAATHLAATRHGLASARDGGTVLLLPLGPGEKAADLARQTARSLGGTLREPVTVGASAPVRAPLDRPDQVAGAYEEARRCLDALRLLHRSGQGAAAEDLGFLGLLLADSRDIDGFVDRTVGQVVAYDLRRGTDLVRTLDAYFASGMSPARTKDELHVHVNTVAQRLERVGRLLGPDWQSPARALEIQLALRLHALSDAVTGT is encoded by the coding sequence ATGTCCCACGAACACGTCTCCTACCTGGAACTCCTCGCGCGGGGAGCGGCGACGGAGGCCTACGACAGGCCCGTGCTGCTCGCCCGTGCGAGCGGCGCGGGCCCCGAGGCGCTGGCCGGGCTCGAAGAGGCCAAACAGCTCGCCCTGCGGGTCCGGGCCGAGCTGGAGGGGCGGCGACGGCGCGAGGCGGAGCTCTCCGCGCTCTTCGCCACCGCCCACGACCTCGCGGGACTCCGTGACCTCGACGCCGTGCTGCGCGCCATCGTCCAGCGCGCCCGCGCGCTCCTCGGCACCGAGGTCGCCTATCTCAGCCTCAACGACCCGGCCGCCGGCGACACGTACATGCGGGTCACCGAGGGCTCGGTCTCCGCCCGCTTCCAGCAGGTCCGCCTGGGCATGGGCGAGGGCCTCGGCGGCCTCGTGGCCCAGACCGCCCGCCCGTACGTCACCGACGACTACTTCGAGGACCCGCGCTTCCAGCACACCCGCACCATCGACGCGGCGGTGCGCGACGAGGGCCTCGTCGCCATCCTCGGCGTACCCCTCAGCCTCGGCAGCCAGGTGATCGGCGTCCTGTTCGCCGCCGACCGCAGGGCCAGGGTCTTCGAGCGCGAGCAGGTCGCGCTGCTCGGCTCCTTCGCCGCGCACGCCGCCGTCGCCATCGACACGGCGAATCTGCTCGCCGAGACCCGCTCCGCCCTCGCGGAGCTGGAGCGCGCCAACGACATCATCCGCGAGCACAGCGGGGTCATCGAGCGGGCCTCCGAGGTCCACGACCGGCTCTCCGAACTGGTCCTGCACGGCGGCGGCGTCCACGACGTGGCCGAGGCCGTCTCCGAAGTCCTCGGCGGCACCGTCGAGTTCACCGAGCAGGGCGCGGGAGCGGTACGCCAGGCGGGCGGCCACGCGGTCCGCGAGGGCGAGGACTGGGTGGCCACCGTCTCCGCCGGCGGCGAGACCCTGGGCGCCCTGGTGCTCCACGGGCAGCCCGACCTCGACCCCGTCGACCAGCGCACCCTGGAGCGGGCCGCCCTGGTCACCTCACTGCTGCTGCTCGCCCGCCGTTCCGCAGGCGAGGCCGAACAGCGGGTACGGGGCGAACTCCTCGACGACCTCCTCGACGCACCCGACCGGGACCGCCGCCTCCTCCGCGAGCGCGCGGCCCGGCTCCGGGCCGACAGCGCCGCCCCGCACGTCGTGCTCGCCGCCCGGATCGACCGGGCGGGCGGAGCCGCCGAGACCGACGCGGCCGACTCCGGCGGACGCGAGAGCGCGGACCGGCAGCGCCTCTGGTCGGCGGCCACCCACCTGGCCGCCACCCGCCACGGACTCGCCTCGGCGCGCGACGGCGGGACGGTCCTGCTGCTGCCGCTCGGCCCGGGGGAGAAGGCCGCCGACCTGGCCCGCCAGACCGCGCGGAGCCTCGGCGGCACCCTGCGCGAACCCGTCACCGTCGGCGCCTCCGCCCCGGTGCGGGCCCCGCTCGACCGCCCCGACCAGGTGGCGGGGGCGTACGAGGAGGCCCGCCGCTGCCTGGACGCGCTGCGGCTCCTGCACCGCTCGGGCCAGGGCGCCGCGGCGGAGGACCTGGGCTTCCTCGGACTCCTCCTGGCGGACAGCCGGGACATCGACGGCTTCGTCGACCGGACCGTGGGCCAGGTCGTCGCCTACGACCTGCGCCGGGGCACGGACCTGGTCCGCACCCTGGACGCCTACTTCGCCAGCGGCATGAGCCCCGCCCGTACCAAGGACGAACTCCACGTCCACGTCAACACGGTGGCCCAGCGCCTGGAGCGGGTCGGCCGGCTCCTCGGCCCCGACTGGCAGTCCCCGGCCCGCGCCCTGGAGATCCAGCTGGCCCTGCGTCTGCACGCCCTCTCGGACGCGGTCACCGGCACCTGA
- a CDS encoding 4'-phosphopantetheinyl transferase family protein, translating to MIERLVPESVVAVDAFEDIAEPGDLHPEESALIAKAVDTRRREFTTARRCARQALAALGAPAAPLLPGPHGAPVWPEGTLGSITHCAGFRAAVAARSPGVAALGIDAEPNEPVPDGVLGAIALPGEQRHLRELARAEPEVRWDRLLFSAKEAVYKSWYPWTGQRLRFEDAALTFTLDEGTDDSGSRLRGAFTARILPLAPPGRDLPARLEGRWLAERGLLLTAITVV from the coding sequence GTGATCGAACGCCTCGTGCCGGAGAGCGTCGTCGCCGTGGACGCCTTCGAGGACATCGCCGAGCCCGGCGACCTCCACCCGGAGGAGTCCGCGCTGATAGCGAAGGCCGTGGACACCCGGCGCCGCGAGTTCACCACCGCCCGCCGGTGCGCCCGGCAGGCCCTGGCGGCCCTGGGCGCGCCCGCCGCGCCGCTGCTCCCCGGCCCGCACGGCGCACCGGTCTGGCCCGAGGGCACCCTCGGCAGCATCACCCACTGCGCGGGCTTCCGCGCGGCGGTCGCCGCCCGCTCGCCCGGCGTCGCCGCCCTCGGCATCGACGCCGAACCGAACGAACCCGTGCCCGACGGCGTCCTCGGGGCCATCGCCCTGCCCGGCGAGCAGCGGCATCTGCGCGAGCTGGCGCGGGCGGAGCCGGAAGTCCGCTGGGACCGGCTGCTGTTCAGCGCGAAGGAGGCCGTGTACAAGTCCTGGTACCCCTGGACCGGTCAGCGCCTGCGCTTCGAGGACGCGGCCCTCACCTTCACCCTGGACGAGGGCACGGACGACAGCGGCAGCCGCCTCCGCGGCGCCTTCACGGCCCGCATCCTGCCCCTCGCCCCGCCGGGCCGGGACCTGCCGGCCCGGCTCGAAGGGCGCTGGCTCGCCGAGCGCGGACTCCTGCTCACCGCGATCACGGTCGTCTGA
- a CDS encoding glycosyltransferase: MSTLAWFALASLAVWVWLLLGQGFFWRTDQRLPSAARGPASGSGSGGDARGSVSRGDADRWPRVAVVVPARDEAGVLPLSLPSLLAQDYPGVAEVVLVDDGSADGTGALAVELARRCGGLPLTVVSPGEPEPGWTGKLWALRHGMALARARGPEFLLLTDADIAHEPDSLRLLVAAAVGHELDLVSQMARLRVVSPWERLVVPAFVYFFAQLYPFRWINRKRPLATAAAGGCVLLRTETAVAAGVPEVIRQAVIDDVSLARAVRRSGGRIWLGLADRVDSVRPYPGLGELWRMVTRSAYAQLRHNPLLLLGTVAGLVLVYLVPPVALVAGLAGGDGVAAWAGGAAWAVMAGTYLPMLRYYRQPSWLAPLLPFTAFLYLLMTVDSAVRHYRGVGAAWKGRTYARPEASPER; this comes from the coding sequence ATGAGCACCCTCGCCTGGTTCGCGCTCGCTTCCCTGGCCGTCTGGGTCTGGCTGCTGCTGGGCCAGGGGTTCTTCTGGCGTACGGACCAACGCCTGCCATCGGCGGCTCGCGGGCCCGCGAGCGGGTCGGGCTCGGGCGGGGACGCACGCGGGTCGGTCTCGCGCGGGGACGCGGACCGGTGGCCGCGTGTGGCCGTCGTCGTACCGGCCCGGGACGAGGCCGGGGTGCTGCCGCTGAGTCTGCCGTCACTGCTCGCACAGGACTATCCGGGCGTCGCGGAGGTGGTCCTCGTGGACGACGGGAGTGCGGACGGGACGGGGGCGCTCGCGGTCGAGCTGGCCCGCCGGTGCGGCGGGCTGCCCCTGACGGTGGTGTCGCCCGGTGAACCCGAGCCGGGCTGGACGGGCAAGCTGTGGGCGCTGCGGCACGGCATGGCGCTGGCACGCGCGCGTGGGCCGGAGTTCCTGCTCCTGACGGACGCGGACATCGCGCACGAGCCGGACAGCCTGCGGCTGCTCGTGGCGGCGGCGGTGGGGCACGAACTGGACCTGGTGTCGCAGATGGCCAGGCTCCGGGTCGTGAGCCCGTGGGAGCGGCTGGTGGTGCCGGCGTTCGTCTACTTCTTCGCCCAGCTCTATCCCTTCCGGTGGATCAACCGGAAGCGCCCGCTGGCGACGGCGGCGGCAGGTGGCTGCGTGCTGCTGCGGACGGAGACCGCGGTGGCGGCGGGCGTTCCGGAGGTGATCCGGCAGGCGGTGATCGACGACGTGTCGCTGGCGCGGGCGGTGCGGCGGTCGGGCGGCCGGATCTGGCTGGGTCTCGCGGACCGGGTCGACAGCGTGCGCCCGTATCCGGGGCTCGGCGAGCTGTGGCGGATGGTGACGCGCAGCGCGTACGCGCAGTTGCGGCACAACCCGCTGCTGCTCCTGGGGACGGTGGCGGGTCTGGTGCTGGTGTACCTGGTGCCGCCGGTGGCCCTGGTGGCGGGGCTGGCGGGCGGGGACGGGGTGGCGGCGTGGGCCGGTGGCGCGGCCTGGGCGGTCATGGCGGGGACGTATCTGCCGATGCTCCGCTACTACCGGCAGCCGTCGTGGCTCGCACCGCTGCTGCCGTTCACCGCGTTCCTGTATCTCCTGATGACGGTGGACTCGGCGGTGCGGCACTACCGGGGTGTCGGTGCGGCGTGGAAGGGCCGGACGTACGCGCGCCCGGAGGCGTCTCCGGAGAGATGA
- a CDS encoding 3-hydroxybutyrate dehydrogenase — protein MSAPNTALGSGSTEPLPRAVVLDLTGRTALVTGAAGGIGRACALRLAACGATVRAVDRAAEGLESLAEEAAGLPGDLEPRLLDLTDLDAAEAAAAGTDILVNNAGLQLVRPIEEFPPEVFHTVLTVMLEAPFRLIRGALPHMYAQGWGRIVNLSSVHGLRASAFKSAYVSAKHGLEGLSKTAALEGAPHGVTSNCVNPGYVRTPLVERQVADQAAAHGIPPERVLTEVMLKDSALKRLIEPEEVAEAVLYLCTPQASFITGTSLALDGGWTAH, from the coding sequence ATGAGCGCCCCCAACACCGCCCTCGGATCCGGCTCCACCGAGCCCCTGCCCCGTGCCGTCGTCCTCGACCTCACCGGCCGCACCGCGCTCGTCACCGGCGCGGCCGGCGGCATCGGGCGCGCCTGCGCCCTGCGGCTCGCCGCCTGCGGGGCCACGGTCAGAGCCGTCGACCGGGCGGCCGAGGGCCTGGAGAGCCTGGCCGAGGAGGCCGCCGGGCTCCCGGGCGACCTCGAACCCCGCCTGCTCGACCTCACCGACCTGGACGCCGCGGAAGCCGCCGCGGCGGGCACCGACATCCTCGTCAACAACGCCGGACTCCAGCTGGTCCGGCCCATCGAGGAGTTCCCGCCGGAGGTCTTCCACACCGTCCTCACCGTGATGCTGGAAGCGCCCTTCCGGCTCATCCGGGGCGCCCTGCCGCACATGTACGCGCAGGGCTGGGGCCGGATCGTCAACCTCTCCTCCGTCCACGGGCTGCGGGCCTCCGCCTTCAAATCCGCGTACGTGTCGGCCAAGCACGGCCTGGAGGGGCTCTCCAAGACCGCCGCCCTCGAAGGCGCCCCGCACGGGGTCACCTCCAACTGTGTCAACCCCGGCTACGTACGCACCCCGCTGGTCGAACGGCAGGTCGCCGACCAGGCGGCGGCGCACGGCATCCCCCCGGAACGCGTCCTCACCGAGGTCATGCTCAAGGACTCGGCGCTCAAGCGCCTCATCGAGCCCGAGGAGGTCGCCGAGGCGGTCCTCTACCTCTGCACCCCCCAGGCCTCGTTCATCACCGGCACTTCCCTCGCCCTCGACGGCGGCTGGACCGCCCACTGA
- a CDS encoding MFS transporter: MAAATTSPTPPGSLKRIVAASLIGTTIEWYDFFLYGSAAALVFNKLFFPDSDPLVGTLLSFLTYAVGFAARPLGALVFGHYGDRLGRKKLLVLSLLMMGGATFAIGLLPTHATVGSAAPVLLTVLRLVQGFALGGEWGGAVLLVSEHGDAKRRGFWASWPQTGAPAGQLLATGVLSALTALLSDASFVSWGWRVPFLLSGVLVIVGLWIRLSVDESPVFKAALAAAEQRTSDEGTAEKMPLVAVLKHHWRDVLIAMGARMAENISYYVITAFILVYATTQVGLSKQTALNAVLIGSAVHFAVIPLWGALSDRLGRRPVYLIGAVGVGAWMFPFFTLIDRGTFGSLLLAVTVGLVLHGAMYAPQAAFFSEMFATRMRYSGASIGAQFSSVAAGAPAPLIATALLADYGSSTPIALYVIGAALLTVVAIACARETRDRDLGEIEDRTPSDTKVGADV, from the coding sequence ATGGCCGCCGCAACAACCTCCCCCACCCCACCCGGTTCCCTCAAGCGGATCGTCGCCGCCAGCCTCATCGGCACCACCATCGAGTGGTACGACTTCTTTCTGTACGGGTCCGCCGCCGCGCTCGTGTTCAACAAGCTGTTCTTTCCCGACTCCGATCCGCTCGTCGGGACGCTGCTGTCCTTCCTGACGTACGCGGTCGGGTTCGCCGCGCGGCCGCTCGGGGCGCTGGTGTTCGGGCACTACGGGGACCGGCTCGGGCGGAAGAAGCTGCTGGTCCTGAGTCTGCTGATGATGGGCGGGGCGACGTTCGCCATCGGGTTGCTGCCGACGCACGCGACCGTCGGGTCCGCCGCTCCCGTGCTGCTGACCGTGCTGCGGCTGGTGCAGGGCTTCGCGCTCGGCGGTGAGTGGGGCGGGGCCGTACTGCTGGTGTCCGAGCACGGGGACGCCAAGCGGCGCGGCTTCTGGGCCTCGTGGCCGCAGACCGGGGCGCCCGCCGGGCAGTTGCTCGCGACCGGTGTGCTCTCCGCGCTGACCGCGCTGCTCTCGGACGCCTCCTTCGTCTCCTGGGGCTGGCGCGTCCCCTTCCTCCTCTCCGGCGTCCTGGTGATCGTCGGCCTCTGGATCCGGCTCTCCGTCGACGAGTCGCCCGTCTTCAAGGCGGCCCTCGCCGCCGCCGAGCAGCGCACGTCCGATGAGGGCACGGCCGAGAAGATGCCGCTGGTCGCCGTCCTGAAGCACCACTGGCGCGACGTGCTGATCGCGATGGGTGCCCGTATGGCCGAGAACATCTCGTACTACGTGATCACCGCGTTCATCCTCGTCTACGCGACCACCCAGGTCGGCCTGTCCAAGCAGACCGCCCTCAACGCCGTCCTGATCGGCTCCGCCGTTCACTTCGCGGTGATCCCGCTCTGGGGCGCGCTGTCCGACCGGCTCGGCCGCCGCCCCGTCTACCTGATCGGCGCGGTCGGTGTCGGTGCCTGGATGTTCCCGTTCTTCACCCTCATCGACCGGGGCACCTTCGGCAGCCTGCTGCTCGCCGTGACGGTCGGTCTCGTCCTGCACGGGGCGATGTACGCGCCGCAGGCCGCGTTCTTCTCCGAGATGTTCGCGACCCGGATGCGCTACTCCGGGGCCTCCATCGGAGCCCAGTTCTCCTCCGTGGCCGCCGGCGCGCCCGCGCCGCTCATCGCGACCGCGCTCCTCGCCGACTACGGCAGCTCCACCCCGATCGCCCTGTACGTGATCGGCGCCGCGCTGCTCACCGTCGTCGCCATCGCCTGTGCCCGCGAGACCCGTGACCGCGACCTCGGGGAGATCGAGGACCGGACCCCCTCGGACACCAAGGTGGGCGCCGACGTCTGA
- the lnt gene encoding apolipoprotein N-acyltransferase, with amino-acid sequence MSATITPVDVSGADTAPTPGSRLLRFVRPGTALLSGFLLYLSFPPRPLWWLALPAFALLGWTLRGRRLRAGFGLGYLAGLGFLLPLLVWTGEEVGAGPWLALAAVEALFVAAAGLGIAAVSRLPWWPFFAAGVWILAEAARARVPFGGFPWGKIAFGQADGVFLPLAAVGGTPVLGFAVALCGFGLYEVYRRVRVYRATGTVPRGPLAAAALSVLLPVTGALAALPLVDDSAEDGTATVAAVQGNVPRLGLDFNSQRRAVLDNHVARTRELAADVKAGRAPQPDFVLWPENSSDIDPYANADAADVIDGAVRAIGVPTVIGAVVTPETGKLRNTLIEWDPRRGPVATYDKRHVQPFGEYIPMRSFVRLFNSNVDRVSRDFGAGTKVGVFDLAGTKVGLATCYEAAFDWAVRDTVTHGAQLISVPSNNATFGRSEMTYQQLAMSRVRAVEHSRSVVVPVTSGVSAVIRPDGEIVAQTKMFTPDVLVEKVPLRSSLTPATRMGTLPEALLVALAAVGLGWSALRSVRARRSRAN; translated from the coding sequence GTGAGCGCCACCATCACCCCCGTCGACGTGTCCGGAGCCGACACCGCACCCACGCCGGGTTCCCGGCTGCTGCGGTTCGTGCGACCCGGGACGGCCCTGCTGTCCGGGTTCCTGCTCTACCTGAGCTTCCCGCCGCGCCCCCTTTGGTGGCTCGCGCTGCCCGCCTTCGCCCTGCTCGGCTGGACCCTGCGGGGCCGCCGGCTCCGCGCCGGGTTCGGCCTCGGATACCTCGCCGGGCTCGGCTTCCTGCTTCCCCTCCTCGTCTGGACCGGTGAAGAGGTCGGGGCCGGCCCCTGGCTCGCGCTCGCCGCCGTCGAGGCACTGTTCGTGGCCGCGGCGGGACTCGGCATCGCCGCCGTGTCCCGGCTCCCGTGGTGGCCGTTCTTCGCCGCCGGGGTGTGGATCCTCGCGGAGGCGGCACGCGCGCGCGTGCCCTTCGGCGGCTTCCCCTGGGGCAAGATCGCCTTCGGACAGGCCGACGGCGTCTTCCTGCCGCTCGCGGCCGTCGGCGGCACCCCCGTGCTCGGCTTCGCCGTCGCCCTCTGCGGCTTCGGTCTGTACGAGGTGTACCGCCGGGTCCGGGTCTACCGCGCCACCGGCACCGTCCCGCGCGGCCCGCTCGCCGCCGCCGCGCTCTCCGTGCTCCTCCCGGTCACCGGCGCCCTCGCGGCGCTCCCGCTCGTCGACGACTCGGCCGAGGACGGCACCGCGACCGTCGCCGCCGTCCAGGGCAACGTGCCCCGCCTCGGCCTGGACTTCAACTCCCAGCGCCGGGCCGTCCTCGACAACCACGTCGCCCGCACCCGCGAACTCGCCGCCGACGTCAAGGCGGGCCGCGCCCCGCAGCCCGACTTCGTGCTCTGGCCCGAGAACTCCTCGGACATCGACCCCTACGCGAACGCCGACGCGGCCGACGTCATCGACGGCGCCGTCCGCGCCATCGGCGTACCGACCGTGATCGGCGCGGTCGTGACGCCCGAGACCGGCAAGCTCCGCAACACCCTCATCGAGTGGGACCCGCGGCGCGGACCGGTCGCCACCTACGACAAGCGGCACGTCCAGCCCTTCGGCGAGTACATCCCGATGCGCTCCTTCGTCCGCCTCTTCAACAGCAACGTCGACCGGGTCAGCCGAGACTTCGGCGCCGGTACGAAGGTCGGCGTCTTCGACCTGGCCGGCACCAAGGTCGGGCTCGCCACCTGCTACGAGGCCGCCTTCGACTGGGCGGTCCGCGACACCGTCACCCACGGCGCCCAGCTCATCTCCGTGCCCAGCAACAACGCCACCTTCGGCCGCAGCGAGATGACCTACCAGCAGCTCGCGATGTCCCGGGTGCGGGCGGTCGAGCACAGCCGGTCGGTCGTCGTCCCCGTCACCAGCGGGGTCAGCGCGGTCATCCGCCCCGACGGCGAGATCGTCGCGCAGACGAAGATGTTCACCCCGGACGTCCTGGTCGAGAAGGTGCCGCTGCGCTCCTCGCTGACCCCGGCGACCCGGATGGGCACCCTGCCGGAGGCCCTGCTCGTCGCGCTCGCGGCGGTCGGCCTCGGCTGGTCGGCCCTCCGTTCCGTACGAGCCCGCCGGTCCCGGGCGAACTGA
- a CDS encoding glutamate racemase, with translation MKIALMDSGIGLLPAAAAVRRLRPDADLLLSNDPDGMPWGPRTPEDLTGRALAVALAAAEHDPQALIVACNTATVHALPAIRAALEPHIAVIGTVPAIKPAAAGGGKVAIWATPATTGSAYQRGLIRDFADGAEVTEVPCPGLADAVEHADPEAVDRAVAAAAALTPRDVHTVVLGCTHYELVEERILAALEARGRAGLPPLVFHGSADAVAAQALRRVGSEPAPDADPTGTLSVLLSGRPGTLPATALGYAEGRTLGTVAAAH, from the coding sequence GTGAAGATCGCGCTCATGGACTCCGGAATCGGCCTGCTCCCGGCAGCGGCCGCGGTGCGGCGCCTCCGGCCCGACGCCGATCTGCTGCTCTCCAACGACCCCGACGGCATGCCGTGGGGCCCTCGTACCCCCGAGGACCTCACCGGACGCGCCCTCGCCGTCGCGCTCGCCGCGGCCGAGCACGACCCGCAGGCGCTGATCGTGGCCTGCAACACCGCCACCGTGCACGCCCTGCCCGCCATCCGTGCCGCCCTCGAACCGCACATCGCCGTCATCGGCACCGTGCCCGCGATCAAGCCCGCCGCCGCCGGTGGCGGCAAGGTCGCCATCTGGGCCACCCCGGCCACCACCGGCAGCGCCTACCAGCGAGGGCTCATCCGCGACTTCGCCGACGGCGCCGAGGTCACCGAGGTGCCCTGCCCCGGACTCGCCGACGCCGTGGAGCACGCCGACCCCGAGGCCGTGGACCGCGCGGTCGCCGCCGCCGCGGCGCTCACCCCCCGCGACGTCCACACCGTCGTCCTCGGCTGCACCCACTACGAACTGGTCGAGGAGCGCATCCTCGCCGCCCTCGAAGCCCGTGGCCGCGCCGGACTGCCCCCGCTCGTCTTCCACGGCTCCGCCGACGCCGTCGCCGCCCAGGCGCTGCGCCGGGTCGGCTCCGAACCCGCCCCCGACGCGGACCCCACCGGCACCCTCTCCGTCCTGCTCAGCGGGCGCCCCGGCACGCTCCCCGCCACCGCCCTCGGCTACGCCGAAGGCCGCACCCTCGGGACGGTGGCGGCCGCGCACTGA